A single region of the Ziziphus jujuba cultivar Dongzao chromosome 10, ASM3175591v1 genome encodes:
- the LOC107404137 gene encoding germin-like protein subfamily 1 member 17, translating to MNKMKGVPIFLSLVVLGLASSIASASDPSPLQDFCVAVKDSEVESALFVNGKFCKNPKDVTANDFFFQGLDKPRDTSNPLGSNVTQLNVDKIAGLNTLGISLARIDYAPHGLNPPHIHPRGTEILVVIEGTLEVGFVTSNQDENRLFSKVLNKGDVFVFPVGLIHFQFNRGYTNAVAFAGLSSQNAGVITIANAVFDSDPRINPDVLTKAFQVDKNVIENLQKQFWVDNNN from the exons ATGAATAAGATGAAAGGAGTTCCTATCTTTTTGTCTCTTGTTGTTTTGGGTTTGGCATCCTCTATTGCCTCTGCCTCTGACCCCAGTCCTCTGCAGGACTTCTGTGTAGCAGTCAAAGACTCTGAAGTTGAATCTGCTT TGTTTGTGAATGGAAAGTTCTGCAAGAACCCAAAGGATGTCACTGCCAATGATTTCTTCTTTCAGGGGCTCGATAAGCCTAGGGACACGTCGAACCCACTTGGTTCAAATGTAACTCAACTCAACGTCGATAAAATAGCAGGACTCAACACTTTGGGCATATCCCTGGCTCGTATTGACTATGCACCACATGGTCTAAACCCTCCCCACATTCACCCTCGCGGCACCGAAATCCTCGTAGTCATAGAGGGTACACTGGAGGTTGGTTTTGTCACCTCCAACCAGGACGAGAACCGCCTCTTTTCTAAAGTCCTGAACAAGGGAGATGTGTTTGTATTCCCAGTTGGTCTCATTCATTTCCAGTTCAACAGGGGATATACCAATGCAGTTGCCTTTGCCGGTCTCAGCAGCCAAAATGCAGGAGTAATCACCATTGCCAACGCTGTGTTTGATTCAGATCCTCGTATTAATCCTGATGTGCTCACCAAGGCCTTCCAAGTTGACAAGAATGTCATTGAAAATCTCCAGAAGCAGTTCTGGGTTGACAACAATAATTAG
- the LOC107434713 gene encoding germin-like protein subfamily 1 member 13 — MQGVHFLLCLLVLGLASSFASAYDPSPLQDFCVALKDSEVKSALFVNGKFCKDPKYVTANDFFFSGFDKPGNTSNRVGSNVTQLNVDKIPGLNTLGISLARIDYAPYGLNPPHTHPRGTEILVVIEGTLEVGFVTSNQDQNRLFTKILNKGDVFVFPIGLIHFQFNRGYTNAVAFSGLGSQNAGVITIANAVFDSDPSINPDVLTKAFQVDKNIIDYLQKQFWVDNNN, encoded by the exons ATGCAAGgtgttcattttcttttatgtcTTCTGGTTTTGGGTTTGGCATCCTCTTTTGCCTCTGCTTATGACCCAAGCCCTCTGCAGGACTTCTGTGTCGCACTCAAAGACTCTGAAGTTAAATCTGCTT TGTTCGTGAATGGAAAGTTCTGCAAGGATCCAAAGTATGTTACTGCCAATGATTTCTTCTTTTCCGGGTTTGACAAGCCAGGAAACACATCAAACCGTGTTGGTTCAAACGTAACTCAACTCAATGTTGACAAAATACCAGGACTGAACACTTTGGGCATATCCCTGGCTCGCATTGACTATGCACCATATGGTCTAAACCCTCCCCACACTCACCCTCGGGGCACCGAAATCCTTGTAGTCATCGAGGGTACTCTGGAGGTTGGTTTTGTCACTTCCAACCAGGACCAAAACCGCCTCTTCACCAAAATCCTCAACAAGGGAGATGTGTTTGTTTTCCCAATTGGTCTCATTCATTTCCAGTTCAACAGGGGATATACCAATGCAGTCGCCTTCTCTGGTCTCGGCAGCCAAAATGCAGGAGTAATCACCATTGCTAACGCTGTGTTCGATTCAGATCCTAGTATTAATCCTGATGTGCTCACCAAGGCCTTCCAAGTTGACAAGAATATCATTGACTACCTCCAGAAGCAGTTTTGGGTTGACAACAATAATTAG